One Jannaschia sp. GRR-S6-38 genomic window carries:
- a CDS encoding sugar ABC transporter substrate-binding protein produces the protein MKKLFAGTALAMMASTGIAAADAHSTSACLITKTDTNPFFVKMREGAMAKAEELGITLNTYAGRVDGDHETQVQAIETCIADGASGILITASDTSSIVPAVEQAREAGLLVIALDTPLDPIDAADMTFATDNFVAGELIGQWAAAALGDEAANARIAMLDLAVSQPTVGVLRDQGFLQGFGIDLADPNVNGDEDDPRIVGNDVTAGNEEGGRRAMENLLAVDPMVNVVYTINEPAAAGAYEALKSIGRENDVLIVSVDGGCPGVQNVADGVIGATSQQYPLLMASLGIEAIAQYAEDGTVPAPTEGKNFFDTGVALVTDQPVDGVESISVEEGMALCWG, from the coding sequence ATGAAGAAGCTATTCGCCGGAACCGCGCTCGCCATGATGGCGTCGACCGGGATCGCCGCCGCCGACGCGCACAGCACCTCGGCCTGCCTGATCACCAAGACCGACACCAACCCGTTCTTCGTGAAGATGCGCGAAGGCGCGATGGCGAAGGCCGAGGAGCTGGGCATCACGCTCAACACCTATGCGGGCCGGGTCGATGGCGACCACGAGACCCAGGTGCAGGCCATCGAGACCTGCATTGCCGACGGCGCGTCGGGCATCCTGATCACCGCCTCGGACACCTCGTCCATCGTGCCGGCCGTCGAGCAGGCGCGCGAGGCCGGGCTGCTGGTGATCGCGCTGGACACGCCGCTCGACCCGATCGACGCCGCCGACATGACCTTCGCCACCGACAATTTCGTCGCGGGCGAGCTGATCGGCCAATGGGCCGCTGCCGCGCTGGGCGACGAGGCCGCCAATGCCCGGATCGCCATGCTGGACCTTGCCGTCAGCCAGCCTACCGTGGGCGTGCTGCGCGACCAGGGCTTCCTGCAGGGCTTCGGCATCGACCTGGCCGATCCGAACGTGAACGGGGACGAGGACGACCCGCGCATCGTCGGCAACGACGTGACCGCCGGCAACGAGGAAGGCGGCCGCCGCGCGATGGAGAACCTGCTGGCCGTCGATCCGATGGTCAACGTGGTCTACACGATCAACGAGCCCGCCGCCGCCGGCGCCTACGAGGCGCTGAAATCCATCGGCCGCGAGAACGACGTGCTGATCGTGTCGGTCGATGGCGGCTGCCCGGGGGTGCAGAACGTGGCCGACGGCGTGATCGGCGCCACCTCGCAGCAATACCCGCTGCTGATGGCGTCGCTCGGGATCGAGGCGATCGCGCAATATGCCGAGGACGGCACCGTGCCGGCCCCGACCGAGGGCAAGAACTTCTTCGACACGGGCGTCGCGCTGGTCACCGACCAGCCGGTGGACGGGGTCGAGTCGATCTCGGTCGAAGAGGGCATGGCGCTCTGCTGGGGCTGA
- a CDS encoding ROK family transcriptional regulator, whose translation MEPQSTPLGVETAPTGANQAASAEHNARLVLTLLREAGPLPGAEIARRAGLSAQAVSGILRRLEEAGLVTRGAPLRGQVGKPRVPFAIAPAGAWAIGFKVGRGSLEAIAVDLGGTVHATRFAATPPKHPATIDAFLEDALPALVAGAAKAGLPRARLCGVGVAMPWHIWDWHPAAFVDSADAGEAWRHYDLAAALRDRLGVPVWLRNDISCAARAELVWGPRRVARDWAYFHLGALAGGGVVLDGRVRDGRQGNAGAFGSLTSGGVQLIDRASLYLLEQATGRPIPRLDWDGMGPVLDAWMDTAAPALAEAALNTCAVLDFQAVVIDGAMPAPVRDRLVARVRRIVAGLDHRGLAVPQIEAGTLGPAARALGGASVAFEQGHFLSA comes from the coding sequence ATGGAGCCGCAATCCACACCGCTGGGGGTCGAGACCGCGCCCACGGGCGCCAACCAGGCCGCCTCGGCCGAGCACAACGCCCGGCTCGTTCTCACGCTTCTGCGCGAGGCGGGGCCGCTGCCGGGCGCCGAGATCGCGCGCCGCGCGGGGCTCTCGGCGCAGGCGGTCTCGGGCATCCTGCGGCGGCTCGAGGAGGCCGGGCTCGTCACCCGCGGCGCCCCGCTGCGTGGCCAGGTCGGCAAGCCGCGCGTGCCCTTCGCCATCGCGCCCGCCGGCGCCTGGGCCATCGGCTTCAAGGTCGGGCGCGGCAGCCTCGAGGCCATCGCCGTCGACCTGGGCGGCACCGTCCACGCCACCCGATTCGCCGCCACCCCGCCCAAGCATCCCGCGACCATCGACGCCTTTCTCGAGGACGCGCTCCCCGCTCTCGTCGCCGGCGCCGCGAAGGCCGGCCTGCCACGCGCGCGGCTCTGCGGGGTGGGCGTCGCCATGCCCTGGCACATCTGGGACTGGCACCCGGCCGCCTTCGTCGACAGCGCCGATGCGGGCGAGGCCTGGCGGCATTACGACCTCGCCGCCGCGCTGCGCGACCGCCTCGGCGTGCCGGTCTGGCTGCGCAACGACATCTCCTGCGCCGCCCGGGCCGAGCTGGTCTGGGGCCCCCGCCGCGTCGCCCGCGACTGGGCCTATTTCCACCTCGGCGCGCTGGCCGGCGGCGGCGTGGTGCTCGACGGCCGCGTCCGCGACGGGCGGCAGGGCAACGCGGGCGCCTTCGGCTCGCTCACCTCGGGCGGGGTGCAGCTGATCGATCGCGCCTCGCTCTACCTGCTGGAACAGGCGACGGGCCGCCCGATCCCCCGGCTCGACTGGGACGGCATGGGCCCGGTGCTCGACGCCTGGATGGACACCGCCGCGCCCGCGCTGGCCGAGGCCGCGCTCAACACCTGCGCGGTGCTCGACTTCCAGGCGGTGGTGATCGATGGCGCCATGCCCGCCCCGGTCCGCGACCGGCTCGTGGCCCGCGTCCGCCGGATCGTCGCCGGGCTCGACCATCGCGGCCTCGCCGTGCCGCAGATCGAGGCCGGCACGCTCGGCCCCGCCGCCCGCGCGCTGGGCGGCGCCAGCGTGGCCTTTGAGCAGGGGCATTTCCTGTCGGCTTGA